A genomic segment from Piliocolobus tephrosceles isolate RC106 chromosome X, ASM277652v3, whole genome shotgun sequence encodes:
- the MED4 gene encoding mediator of RNA polymerase II transcription subunit 4 has protein sequence MAASSSGEREKERLGGGLGVASGNSTRERLLSALEDLEVLSRELIEMLAISRNQKLLQAGEENQVLELLIHRDGEFQELMKLALNQGKIHHEMQVLEKEVEKRDSDIQQLQKQLKEAEQILATAVYQAKEKLKSIEKARKGAISSEEIIKYAHRISASNAVCAPLTWVPGDPRRPYPTDLEMRSGLLGQMNNPSTNGVNGHLPGDALAAGRLPDVLAPQYPWQSNDMSMNMLPPNHSSDFLLEPPGHNKENEDDVEIMSTDSSSSSSESD, from the exons ATGGCTGCGTCTTCGAGTggtgagagggagaaagagaggctGGGAGGCGGCTTGGGAGTGGCGAGTGGTAACAGCACACGAGAGCGGCTGCTGTCTGCGCTTGAGGATTTGGAGGTCCTGTCTAG gGAACTTATAGAAATGCTGGCAATTTCAAGAAACCAGAAGTTGTTACAGGCTGGAGAGGAAAACCAG GTCCTGGAGTTGTTAATTCACCGAGATGGGGAATTTCAAGAACTAATGAAATTGGCACTTAATCAGGGAAAAATTCATCATGAAATGCAAGTTTtagaaaaagaagtagagaagagaGACAGTGATATTCAGCAACTACAAAAACAGCTAAAGGAAGCAGAACAGATACTG GCAACAGCTGTTTACCAAGCAAAGGAGAAACTCAAGTCaatagaaaaagcaagaaaag GTGCTATCTCCTCTGAAGAAATAATTAAGTATGCACATAGGATCAGTGCAAGTAATGCTGTATGTGCTCCACTGACCTGGGTTCCAG GGGACCCCCGGAGACCGTACCCAACTGATTTAGAGATGAGAAGTGGGTTACTGGGTCAGATGAACAATCCTTCCACTAATGGTGTGAATGGCCATTTACCGGGAGATGCACTCGCAGCAGGAAGATTGCCAG atgTCCTTGCTCCACAGTATCCATGGCAGTCAAATGATATGTCGATGAATATGTTACCACCAAATCATAGTAGTGACTTTTTGTTGGAACCTCCTGGgcataataaagaaaatgaagatgatgTAGAGATTATGTCAACGGACTCCTCAAGCAGTAGTAGTGAGTCTGATTGA